In the Microplitis mediator isolate UGA2020A chromosome 5, iyMicMedi2.1, whole genome shotgun sequence genome, attttaaattaatttcttccGTTAATCGAATGAGAAAATTCTTGATAAGACATTAACTAAGAAAGTAacggattaattaaattataaaataattgagttaAAAATAGATATCCCGAccgtgataaaaataaatttgaattgacaattttatcaCATGCgtttaagattaaaattttgaaattttcaaacaatttttgtctttatttttttttagttgcaGTGGATCAGTACAGTactttttacacttttttatttcttaattaagtctgaaaattttattaactgctttaataatttttttaagcctACGACTCCTTAGATTCTGTGCTACACTCGTCCTATTCTGTATCTCATTTATCAAACCGATAGGAAAATCACAAAATACCTCAGTCGGTAATCGACTAATACCTCCCAGCCGCGATTAGGTTCGATCCCAGTTCcctagataattttttttctttaactattggattaatcaaatttacagaatgaaaatttaaaaaaaatttctaattggctacacggaaaaaaatgatctatataaattgagaatgacaagtaaaataatgacaaagtgatcagtaaataccatcattctagatagtaattttgtcatttatgattaaaacgtgaataattacaggataagtatgaaaatttattgtctatgtaagaaaaagtattaatttgaactttaaaaatcgtaactgatacttagaaaatagacgacacgtattacaaaatttactatttgaatattaaaattccccatattgacaaccgggttccgggttataatttcaaatagtaatttttaaagtttattttttttccgtctaTAAACTCAATgattaaaattagtaattaataaaattataagcagTCAATATCTAATACTTGCCTACACTATTTTCCTCCCACCAAGGGCGATGTCCCAAAGCCGTTGACAAACTGTCTAAGCCCAAGAGATGATGAAGCTTAGGATCAGGGACACTTTTATATTCTTGATTACTCCATCCAAGGGACTCTAACTTATTCcttaaattcaaaagtaattttaattatttacactccATCCAATCCAACCTCTACCAATTAACTTAAATAACTAAACATACGTATGCAAATTATCAAGTTCATTTTTGTCAGGGGCCTTAATAGATTTTGACTGATGAACATAAACCGGATAGTAATGAATGTGATAGTGATGAATATCCGAGGGCAATTCTTTTTTCAACTCCTTCTTTTCCCTCAATGTATCGAAAAAATCCATTAATACATTTTTCggactaaaaatatatgaaatgtaattacaaaaaaaaatacatgtatatttaaataaataaatttcaaaaaaatcaaacgtactaatgaaaaaaaagtgctTGTGAAGTAGTAGAGAATAACAgaacaataaacaataaaaacttaatattGTAGAGAGATAACATCACTGTAATTTTCACATTTATTACTACgagtatttattcaaaataaaactcCTGCATAAATTACAACCATACTATACTATAACGAGCAACACGTCAATAACATCACTAGTTCACTTGTCGCTGAGAACATACAACTGAGAATAGCTGTACATCACGATACTCTTTATATCCCATAGCTCGCTCTCACTTTGAGttagttttctttttatttttattgaaattacttACAGCAAAACTACACCCGGCTAAACTggaagttaaattaaattatagtgactgtaaaaaattgcatcaataaataaattaaagtcaaagtcaaaattttgagtgtccatttaaattttattagacgAATGACATCCACTGATTTTACAACTGGGTAAATTTACGTAtgctcattatttttttttaaaactaatgcGGCTGGCAAacagttatgattttttttgcgtGCTTGGACGTATGCATATTTATTAATGGATATTATTGTTCGGAGTATGTAAGTAGGCAACAATCAGTGTCTAGAATGAAGAGTAATATGCTTGTGAGTAATCAGCAGCTGTCAGTGTCACGGTGATCTGGCCCACTGGCACAGTGAacttgatt is a window encoding:
- the LOC130668529 gene encoding uncharacterized protein LOC130668529; the encoded protein is MLSLYNIKFLLFIVLLFSTTSQALFFHYPKNVLMDFFDTLREKKELKKELPSDIHHYHIHYYPVYVHQSKSIKAPDKNELDNLHTNKLESLGWSNQEYKSVPDPKLHHLLGLDSLSTALGHRPWWEENSVDRHEESKPGIVVQVPLNQQIILQQPKEEEKETNPLVSFFQKLRRIKNSIFSHHSDKNEDDETHEHKVNTVFVYTHPNKIGHFP